Within Conexibacter woesei DSM 14684, the genomic segment CGGAGGACGGCGACAACTACGTCTCCGCCGTCCAGACCGTGAGCGGTGAGACGAGCGCCCCCTCCTCCGCGGTCTACGTCGCGAACCTGGCCACCCCTCGCGTGTTCACGCCGGCCGCGAACGCAACCGTCGGCACCACCTTCACGGTCGTCGGCGACCACAACCATCCGGGTGCGACGGTCGAGGTCCGCGACGAGAACGGCGCCCTGCTCGGCAGCAACGCCTCCGGCGACTGGAACTGGTCGCTCACGACGACCGTCGCGCTCCCCGCGGGCCCGCACACGCTCTCGGTGACGGTCACGCGCGAGGGCGTCGTCGGCCCGGCGCGGACGCGTGCGATCACCGTCGCCGACGGTGGGACGCCCGTCGCCCCCGACCCACCGACCGTCGCCACGCCCGTCTCCAGCGGCGTCGTCGCCGGGCCGGTCCGCTTCAGCGGCACCGCCGAGCCCGGCGCGAGAGTCGACGTCAGCAACCCCGTGCTCCCGATCGTGCACGGCTCCGGGACCGCCGACCAGAACGGCGCATTCGACTTCACCGTCGACCTCGCCCCCGGCTCGCACAGCGTCGCGGTCACGCAGGAGGTCGGAGGACTGACGAGCGACGCGACGACCGTCTGGTTCACGGTCCTCCCCGCGCCGCCGGCGTTCGGCACGCTGCCCGCCGCCGCCGCGACCGGCTCGCAGGTGACCGCGAGCGGGACGGCCGAGCCGAACGCGAACATCACGCTCACGCGCAACAGCACCGTCGCCGCGACGACGCAGGCCGACGCGAACGGCAACTGGAACACGCCGGTGACGATCGACTACTGGGACAACTACCTCACCGTCACGCAGGAGCTGAACGGAGAGGTCAGCGATGCGGCGCCGGAGCAGCACGTCATCGGCGTCAGCCCGCCGAGCCTGTCGACGCCCGCGGCGGACTCCGTCGTCGACCAGACGTTCGCGATCAGCGGCGGCGACGCCGTGCCCGACGCGACGATCACGATCCTCGACGAGGACGACCGCGTGCTCGCGACGACGACGGCGGTCTCGCTGACGCTGTGGAGCACGACGACGACCGTGCCGCTCGGCGCCGGCGCGAGAACGATCACCGTCCGCGTCAGCTACGGCGGCGTCTCGGCGGAGACCGACCACGCCGTCGTCGTGCGCCCGCCGGTGCCGAGTCTGGCGAGACCGGCGACCGGCGAGAGCGCCGACGACGCCGGCCACGTGCGGTTCACCGGCACCGCGCTGCCGAACGCCGGCGTCAACGTCTTCCTCAGCGGCGTTCAGGACGCGGTCGGCGGCGGGACCGCCGACGCGAGCGGCGCGTTCGACTTCACCGCCGCACTCGCGCCCGGCAGACGGCGGATCCGCGTCGGCCAGCTCGTCGCGGGCCAGCCGAGCCCGCGCAGCGCGATCGTCCAGGTCGCAGTGCGGCCGGGCGCTCCGGAGCTGACGCACGGCGCGCGGACCGTTGTCGCCGACGCGGAGGCGACGGTCGGCGGCAGCGCGGTCGCCGGCGCGACCGTCGAGCTGCGCGATGCCGCGGGAGCGACCGTCGCGGAGGCGACCGCCGCGGGCGACGGCGCGTGGAGCGCCGCCGTCGAGGTCGCCGCCGGCCGGCATCCGCTGACCGCCGTGCAGTCCGTCGACGCGGTCGCCGGCAGCGCATCGGCCGCGTTCGCGCTGACCGGCGTCGGCGCGCCGGCCGTGACCGCGCCGGCCCCCGGCGCGCTCGTCGACCCGGTCTTCGCGGTCGCCGGCAGTGCGCTCCCCGGCGCGACCGTCACGCTGCGCGACGCGGGCGGCCGCACGCGCGGCAGCACCGTCGCCGGCGACGACGGCGCCTGGTCGCTGACGACGACCTCCGCGCTCGCCGCGGGCGAGCGCACGCTCTCTCTCGTGCAGACGCTCGACGGCGTCAGCGGCCCCGCCGCGACGCGGCGCGTGACGATCCGCCAGTCCGGCAGCGGTCCTGGAGGGCAGCCGGACACGGACGGGCCGTCCGGCCCGGGCGCGAGCCCGAGCGCGCGTGCCGCGCTCGCGCTGACGGCGCGCACGAGCCGCACGAGCGCCCGCGCCGGCCAGGCGATCCGCTACCGCCTGACGGTCGCGAACACCGGCACGACCGCCGTCCGCGGAGCGCTCGCATGCGCGACGCTCCCGCGCGGGACGCGCCTGCTCGCCGACGGCGGCGGCAGACGCGCGCGCGGCGCGCGGCTGTGCTGGACGCTTCCGGAGCTGCGCCCCGGCTCGCGTCGGACGCTCTCGTTCGCGGTCCGCGCCACGCGCCGCACGGCGAGACCCCGCAGCACCGTGACCCTCACCGCCCCCGGCCTCCCGACCCTGCGCACCCGCACTCCGAGGTAGCCGCACCCGAACATCCCCTTGCGCGTATATTCCCGAATCGTTATATTCGGGCCATGGCCACCTCCCCATTCGACGTGCTGGCGGAGCCGACGCGGCGGCGGATCCTCGACCTGCTGCTGGAGCGACCGCGGCTCGTCGGCGACCTGACCGAACAGCTCGGGCTCAGCCAGCCGGGCACGTCGAAGCACCTGCGGGTGCTCCGGGAGGCGGGCTTCGTCCAGGTGCGCCAGGACGCGCAGCGGCGCTGGTACGAGCTGAGCCCGGCGCCGCTGGCCGAGGTCGACGCGTGGCTGACGCCGTACCGCCGCCTCTGGTCCGAGCACCTCGACGCACTCGAGCAGCACCTCGACTCGATGGAGGACGAACCGTGAACGAGACCCTGGTCCGCAGCGGCGGACGCAACGTCCTGCGCGTCGAGCGCCGCGTCGCGCACCCGCCCGAGAAGGTCTGGCGCGCCGTCACCGAGCCGGCCGAGCTGAGCGCCTGGTTCCCCTCCCCCGTCGAGCTGGACGAGCTGCGCGCCGGCGCCGAGATCCGCTTCGTCGGCGACGGCTTCGGCAGCGCCGGCACGATCGCCGAGGTCGACCCGCCGCGCGTCTTCGCGTTCGACTGGGAGGGCGAGCTGCTCCGCTTCGAGCTGGCGCCCGACGGCGATGCCGGCTGCCTGCTCGTCTTCACGCACACGTTCGACGACCGCGCCGGCGCCGCCAGCTTCGCGGCCGGCTGGGACGCCTGCCTCGACGCGCTCGACGGCCTGCTCGACGGCATCGACCCGCCCGCCCAGCCACCGGAGATGTCCGCCGCGCATGAGGCGTTCGTCCGCCGCTTCGGGCTCGACGAGGGCGCGCTGGAGGAGACGACGGACGGCGGCTGGCGAATCCGCTTCGAGCGCCAGCTGACCCGGCACGCGCCGGACGCCTGGCCGCTGATGAGCGCCGCCGCCTCCGCTGACGGCGAGTGGCCGACGACCGTCGACGAGCCGCGACTGCTCGAAACCGAGCACGACGGCGGCGCGAGCCCTTAGCCACCCGGGGTCGTCCTGGATTCGTGTCGCATAGCGACACCAACCCAGGACGCTTGCCCGCCGCGCCTTGCCGGCCGCGCCTACGCCGCCGCGCCGACGTCGATCCGTCTGACGAGCGCCTCCAGGCCGACCGCCACGCGCGCCAGCTCCTGCGCGGAGGCGCTGATCTCCTCGGTCGAGGCGCTCGTCTCCTCGGTCGAGGCGGAGATCTGCTGCGCGGAGGCCGACGACTGCTCGGCGACGGCGGCGACGCCGGCGATCTCCTCCTGCGTCCGCTCGGTCTTCGCCGAGACCTGCGCGACCTCGGCGGCGATCTGCGCGACGCGCGTGCTCATGTCCTCGACCGCCTGCTCGATCCGCGCGAACGCCTCGTGCGTGCGTGAGACGGTCGCGACGCTGTCCTGCGTCAGCTGCGCGCCGCGCTCGACGACGCCGACGACGTTGCTCGTCTCGCCCTGGATCTGCTCGACCAGCACCGCGATCGACGACGCCGCCCGCTGCGACTCCTCCGCCAGCTTGCGGACCTCCTCGGCGACGACCGCGAAGCCGCGGCCCTGCTCACCGGCACGCGCAGCCTCGATCGCCGCGTTCAACGCCAACAGGTTCGTCTGCTCCGCGATCCCCGTGATCGTCGCGACGATCGAGCCGATCTCCTTCGACTTGCCGGCGAGCGCGCCGATCGCGCTGCCGACCGAGCCGGAGACCTCGCTGACGTCCTCCATCGCGGCGGTCGCCTCCGCGGCCGCCTCGACGCCGTCGCGCGCCGCCTCTCTCGCGCGGCCGGTCGCGCTCGCGGTCTCGTGCGCCTGCGCCGCGCCGACGCGCGCCGACTCCGCCGCCTCCGCGACGAGCTGCTTGACGGCCTCGACTTGCCGCACCTGGCGCTCAGCGCCGACGGCGATCTCCCCGACCGCGCCGGCGATCTCACCGACCGCGCGACCGGCCTCGTCAGAAGTCTGCGCGACCTGCTGCGAGGCAGCGCTGACGGTGCTCGCACCCTCGGTCACCTCGCCCACGACGGTCCGCAGCTCCTGCATCAGCGCGGCGTTGCGCTCCAGCTGCGCCTCGTTCTCCTGCCGCTGCAGCTCGTTGCGCTCCAACTGCTCCTCGTTCTCCGCGATCGCCTCGCGGTTGCGCCGCAGCGCCTCCTGGTTCTCGGCGAACTGCGCGTTGAACGCACCCGCCAGCTCGTGCAGCTCGACCGTCCCCGCGGGCGTCAGCGCAAACCCCTCGTCGTCGGGATCGCGCTCGCGCAGCGCGTCGCCGTAGCGCGCGATCGGCACGCCGACGCGCGTGTGGAAGAACCACAGCGTCAGCCCGAGGCCGACCGGGAACAGCACCGCGAGGACGTTCATCAGCCACAGCGCCCGCGACTGCGCCGTCTGCGCGTCGTCTATCGCGTCCTGCAGCCGCGCGTCCATCTGCTGCTGGAACTCGTCGATCGGCGCGCCGATTCTCTCCTTCGTCGCGAAGTACTCGGCGTCGAACAGCAGCTCGCGGGCGCGCTCCAGCCGCGCCGCTCTGTCCAGCTGCACGTCGGCGGGCGCGAGCGTGAACGCGGCGACCGGTGCCGGCATCTCGCCGGGCGCGACGCCGAGGCCGTCGAGCGTCAGCCGCATCGCGCGCGTCTCGGTCTCGACGAGCCCGTTGGAGAGCGACGCGGCGCGCTCCAGCAGCTCCAGCTCGGAGGCGGGGACGCCCAGCGCTCTCATGCGCGTGATGGCGCGCTCGCGCGTTCTCGTCTGCTCGACCTCTCTCCAGTAGGCGTCGAGGTGTCTGCGGTCGGTCGAGACGGCGAACGCGCGCACCTCGTCGGTCAGCAGTGCAGAGGCGCCGGCGAGGTCGTCGGCGAGCTGCTCCTGGACGGCGCGCGCCTCGTTCGCGTCGCGCACGTCCGACGAGGCGCCTCGAGTGAGGACGACGCCGAGCACGAGCAACAGCGCGAGGACGAGGAACGTCGCCCCCGCGATCAGCGTGACGGTGAGCTGCTTGAACTTCATGACGGGATCTCCTTCGGCGTGTCCGTGCCACCACGCGGCGTGCCACCGCGGCGTCGTGCTGGCCCGGCTGATCGACCGGGTTCGCGGGACCTTGATGCGGCTCCCCGCAAAGCGGACGCGTTGCCGCTCGCCGGCCGCACGAAACGACAGGTCTTTCACCGCTTTCCGGTTGTGGCGAGGAGCACCGAAGCTCCATAACTGCGTTCGCGCCAAGCACGTTCCGGCGAGCTGGGTATACCGTCCCTCAAATGGGCACGCGCACGCTCGATCGACGGCGTCTCGACAGTCCCCACCGCAACCCGCTGCTGGAGCGCTTCGGGCTCGCCGCCCGGCGCCTGCGCGAGGAGCGCGGCCTCACGCGCGACGCCGTCGGCGTCGCCTCCGGCCTCAGCCCGGTCTACATCGGCAACATCGAACGCGGCGAGGTCAACCCGACGCTGCTGACGCAGACGCGCCTGGCGACCGGCCTCGGGATCCCGCTCGACGCGCTCGTCGCCGCCGCGTTCGGCGACGACGAGCGCGACCGCTAGCCGCTCTCAGCTGCGACCGGCCAGCTCGGGCGGGTCCGACACCGTCTCGAACAGCTTGTCGACCGCCGTCAGGTGGAGCGTGCGGTCGATCGCCGTCCCGTCCGTCCGCACCAGCACGATCCGGCGATGCGCGCGGCGCGCCCGCTGGTGCGCGCCGACCAGCTCGCCGATCCCGCTCGAATCGATGAACGTCAGCCGCCGCAGGTCGACGACGAGCGTCCCGTCCTGCGGCTCGACGTCCGCGAGCCGGTCGCGGAACTGCGGCGTCGTCTGGAGGTCGAGCTCGCCGCTGAGCTGGAGCGACGTGCGCCCGTCCTCGCGCTCGACGTCGATCGCCAGCACGGCGCCCTCGGGATGCTCGACGCGCTCGGTCTCGACCGCGACCCGCGGCAGCCACTCCAGCCACCGCGGCAGGTACCAGTTCCAGTCGCCGAGCAGCTTCATCGTCGCGGGCAGCAGCACCGCGCGCACGATCGTCGCGTCGAGCAGCACCGCGACCGACAGCCCGATGCCCATCATCTTGAAGTCGATCGAGCTGAGCGTGGCGAAGATCGCGAAGACGCCGACCATCACCGCCGCGGCGCTCGTGACGACGCCGGCCGTCGCGCGGATCCCGTGCGAGACGGCCTCCTCCGTCGGCATCCCGCGGTCGTAGCCCTCGCGGACGCGGCTGAGGATGAACACGTGGTAGTCCATCGAGAGGCCGAACAGGATCACGAACAGGAACAGCGGCAGCCACGAGGTGATGCCGCCGATCGACGTGAAGCCGATCAGCGACTCGAGGTGACCGTCCTGGAAGATCCACACGAGGATCCCGTACGCCGCGCCGACCGACAGCAGGTTCAGCACGATCGCCTTCGCCGGGATCACGATCGAGCGGAACGTCACCATCAGCAGCACGAACGCAAGTGACAAGACGAAGACGAAGACCCACGGCGCGCGCGACTTCATCAGC encodes:
- a CDS encoding DUF11 domain-containing protein, whose amino-acid sequence is MLGPIRSWNVKLIAIAVVLASLFAIGLAAPAAHAAPPDPPTIQVDSPTTITGGGTIAVSGTAVADAPIAVFVNNTARTGTYADSNGAWSATVSAEDGDNYVSAVQTVSGETSAPSSAVYVANLATPRVFTPAANATVGTTFTVVGDHNHPGATVEVRDENGALLGSNASGDWNWSLTTTVALPAGPHTLSVTVTREGVVGPARTRAITVADGGTPVAPDPPTVATPVSSGVVAGPVRFSGTAEPGARVDVSNPVLPIVHGSGTADQNGAFDFTVDLAPGSHSVAVTQEVGGLTSDATTVWFTVLPAPPAFGTLPAAAATGSQVTASGTAEPNANITLTRNSTVAATTQADANGNWNTPVTIDYWDNYLTVTQELNGEVSDAAPEQHVIGVSPPSLSTPAADSVVDQTFAISGGDAVPDATITILDEDDRVLATTTAVSLTLWSTTTTVPLGAGARTITVRVSYGGVSAETDHAVVVRPPVPSLARPATGESADDAGHVRFTGTALPNAGVNVFLSGVQDAVGGGTADASGAFDFTAALAPGRRRIRVGQLVAGQPSPRSAIVQVAVRPGAPELTHGARTVVADAEATVGGSAVAGATVELRDAAGATVAEATAAGDGAWSAAVEVAAGRHPLTAVQSVDAVAGSASAAFALTGVGAPAVTAPAPGALVDPVFAVAGSALPGATVTLRDAGGRTRGSTVAGDDGAWSLTTTSALAAGERTLSLVQTLDGVSGPAATRRVTIRQSGSGPGGQPDTDGPSGPGASPSARAALALTARTSRTSARAGQAIRYRLTVANTGTTAVRGALACATLPRGTRLLADGGGRRARGARLCWTLPELRPGSRRTLSFAVRATRRTARPRSTVTLTAPGLPTLRTRTPR
- a CDS encoding ArsR/SmtB family transcription factor → MATSPFDVLAEPTRRRILDLLLERPRLVGDLTEQLGLSQPGTSKHLRVLREAGFVQVRQDAQRRWYELSPAPLAEVDAWLTPYRRLWSEHLDALEQHLDSMEDEP
- a CDS encoding SRPBCC family protein, encoding MNETLVRSGGRNVLRVERRVAHPPEKVWRAVTEPAELSAWFPSPVELDELRAGAEIRFVGDGFGSAGTIAEVDPPRVFAFDWEGELLRFELAPDGDAGCLLVFTHTFDDRAGAASFAAGWDACLDALDGLLDGIDPPAQPPEMSAAHEAFVRRFGLDEGALEETTDGGWRIRFERQLTRHAPDAWPLMSAAASADGEWPTTVDEPRLLETEHDGGASP
- a CDS encoding methyl-accepting chemotaxis protein produces the protein MKFKQLTVTLIAGATFLVLALLLVLGVVLTRGASSDVRDANEARAVQEQLADDLAGASALLTDEVRAFAVSTDRRHLDAYWREVEQTRTRERAITRMRALGVPASELELLERAASLSNGLVETETRAMRLTLDGLGVAPGEMPAPVAAFTLAPADVQLDRAARLERARELLFDAEYFATKERIGAPIDEFQQQMDARLQDAIDDAQTAQSRALWLMNVLAVLFPVGLGLTLWFFHTRVGVPIARYGDALRERDPDDEGFALTPAGTVELHELAGAFNAQFAENQEALRRNREAIAENEEQLERNELQRQENEAQLERNAALMQELRTVVGEVTEGASTVSAASQQVAQTSDEAGRAVGEIAGAVGEIAVGAERQVRQVEAVKQLVAEAAESARVGAAQAHETASATGRAREAARDGVEAAAEATAAMEDVSEVSGSVGSAIGALAGKSKEIGSIVATITGIAEQTNLLALNAAIEAARAGEQGRGFAVVAEEVRKLAEESQRAASSIAVLVEQIQGETSNVVGVVERGAQLTQDSVATVSRTHEAFARIEQAVEDMSTRVAQIAAEVAQVSAKTERTQEEIAGVAAVAEQSSASAQQISASTEETSASTEEISASAQELARVAVGLEALVRRIDVGAAA
- a CDS encoding helix-turn-helix domain-containing protein is translated as MGTRTLDRRRLDSPHRNPLLERFGLAARRLREERGLTRDAVGVASGLSPVYIGNIERGEVNPTLLTQTRLATGLGIPLDALVAAAFGDDERDR